In the Gemmatimonadaceae bacterium genome, TCCGAATTCCGAGCTCGCGGCGGCGTTGTTGCACCGCGTACGCGATCACGCCGTAGATGCCAACGGCGGCCAAAACCAGCGCCAGGGAAGCGAACGTCGCCAGCAACGAAGCGTAAAATCGGCGCTGGGCAATCGATTCGCGCACGAGATCATCGAGCGGGTGCGCTTCGTACACCGGCAATTGCGCATCGAGCAAACGCAGGACATCGCGCGCCGCGGTGAGCAACGTCGCTGGTGACGCCGACGAACGCATGACGACAGACATTTCGTCCAACGGCCATTGCGCAAGGGGCGCGTAGATGTGCGCAGTCGGCTGCGCCGCGAGACTGAATTGGCGCACGTCGCCGACGACGCCGACGACCGTACCGCCGAACGCGCGGTTGCCGTGATGCCACCCTGTCTCGAGCGACTGACCGATCGGGTTTTCGTTCGGCCAATACCGGCGCGCCGTTTCCTGACTGATCAGGAGCGCCATTGGGGCACCAGCGCGATCTTCCGCCGTGAAGACGCGTCCACGCAGCAGCGGAATGCCCATCGTCCGGAAATAATCCGGCGTCGCGACGCGAATCTGTGCGCGTGGCTCGTCCGGGCCGCTCACTTCCCTTCGACCGGCAATCGCGAAGGTGAGGCCGAAGCCGGCCGACGAGAGCGGAAGTGCAAACGAGATTCCTGCCGAGGTCATGCCGGGGAGCTGCTCGAGCCGAGAGAGCATCGTCGCCGCGAACTGCGCCTGCGTGTTCTCGTCCGGATAGCGAACCGGCGAGAGCGAGAGCGAGAAGGTCGTGACTCCTGACGGCTGGAATCCGGGATCGATCGTCGCTAGGCGCAGAAAGCTGCGCAGGAGCAGCCCCGCGCCGGCGAGGAGCGTGATCGCCAACGCGACCTCCGCGACGACGAGCGTCGCGCGCAGCCGTCCACCAGCCGGCCCGCGCGAGGCGCCGCGGCTGCCCGATCGCAACCGGTCGTTGGTGCTGCGGCGCGCGCCTTGAATCGCGGGTACGGCGCCGAAGAGCACGCCGCTGACGACTGTCAGCGCGAGCGCGAAGGCGAAGACCACGCCGTCGACCCGCACCGCCTCGAGCAATGGCAACTCGCCCGGCGCGAGCGCAACGAGGGCGCGCGTGCCAAGGACCGCGATCACGAGGCCAGCTCCGCCGCCGCCTAACGCGAGCACGACGCTCTCGGTGAGCAGCTGGCGCGCGATCCGGCCGCGTCCAGCGCCTAACGCGGCACGCACGGCAAGCTCCGTCTCGCGAGCGGCGGTTCTGCCCAGTGAGAGACTGGCGATGTTGACGCAGGCGATGAGCATCACGAAGCCGACGGCGCCGAGCAAGACGAGGAGCGGCGTCCGCACGCTGCCAACGAGATCTTCCTGAAGCGGTATCACTCGGCTCGTCACGCCGGCGTTGTGTTTCGGATCGAGCTGCGTGAGTCGCGCCGCGATCGTGCTCATGTCGCTCCGTGCGACGGCGAGCGTAGCGCCCGGTGCGAGTCGTCCCACGACCTGAACCCAGCGTGCGCCCCTCGACGATGGCGCGATGTCGCGCGCGTCGAACCGTGTCGTCATCCAGAGATCGACCGCGGCCGGCATGCGGAGCTGGGGCGGCGCGATGCCGATGACCGTCGTTGGGAAGTCGTCGAGCAGAATCGTGCGGCCGATGATCGTCTCGTCAGCGCCAAATCGCCGCCGCCACAGCCCGTCGCCGAGCACGACGACTCGCGCGGCCGATACGTCGTCTTCACCCGGCCGAAAGCTGCGGCCGCGCTCGGGCCGTGCGCCAAGAACGTCGAAGAAGTTCGCCGATACGCGCGCTTGCACGAGGCGCTCCGCCTCAGCGGTACCGGTGAGCGCCGTCGTACTCAAGAAGTACGCGGCCATGCCGGACAAGGATCTGTCCTGCTCGCGCCAATCGAGAAAATCGCGCGGCGAGTCCGCCGTCGGCGAACCGTTGATGACCGATTCGATCGCGACGAGCCGGTCAGGGTCGGCGTACGGCAGCGGGCGGAACAATACACCACGCACGACACTGAAGATCGCCGTGTTGGCGCCCACGCCTAACGCGAGTGTGAATATGGCAACGGCAACGAAGCCTCGGCCGCGCGAGAGAACGCGCAACGCATAACGAGCATCCTGTCGCAGCTCCTCGAGCCACCGCCCGCCGCGCGCGTCTCGGGCTTCGTCCTGGTAGCGCGCGACGCCGCCAAAACGCCGCCGCGCAATCCGTTTCGCGTCGGCAACGCCGAATCGTGCCAGTTCCTCCGCTTCCATCTCGACATGGAAGCGCATCTCGTCCTCCATCTCGCGCTCGACGGCGGGTCGGTCGATCACCAGCCGCAGCCGGCGGCGCACACGCGAAAGCCAGCGCATCGGTCCCTCGATTCGTTAGGTGGCTCGGAGGATGTGATTCACGGCGAGCGAGAAGACGCGCCAGCTCTCGGTCTCGGAATTGAGTTGACGCCGTCCGTCGGCGGTAAGGCGGTAGAACTTCGCCTTCCGGCCCTCGGGTGAAACGCCCCACTCGGCCTCGATCCAACCACGGTCCTCGAGTCGGTACAAAGCCGGATAGAGCGAGCCCTGCCCGATTTGGAGCACCTCGGAGGAGAGCTGCCGGATGCGCTTGGAAACGCCCCATCCGTGCAGTGGCCCGAGCGCGAGCGTCTTCAGGATGAGGAGATCGAGCGTGCCTTGAAGGAGCTCAGCTTTGGAGTCCATCGCGATGGTCTAGAGCCGTTGCCAGGGAGAGGATGGGCGGGAATCCGTCGCCCCAAAGCCCCTAGCCCCTCATAACGTCGATACCTTGACAGTCGACAACAAGGTGCGGTGCTTGTTGTCGACTGTCAAGGTATCGTGTTTTCGCGACCCGGCGACGCCTAGAACTCGCGCCGCTTCATCTCCTTGAAGAAATGCTCGCGCTCGACGTCTTCCTCGTCGTCGCTGGGAGGCGGGAGGGTCTTGTCGTATCGGCGGCTCTGACGCGCCTTGGCCAGCTTCTCGGCCTTGGCCGCGTTCTGGCGCACCAGTTTGGCTAGTTGCTTCTCGTCCATGGGGGCCTAAGGTCTTGGACTAGGTATTTGTCGCTCGAGATTGGTCCTTCAAGAAGATTAACGATCGGTCGTTTACCAGGTCACTGGTCTGGATCACCAAGCCTCGGCCCTCGGACCTCAACCCTCCTCGGCCCCTCGACCCTATCGCTCCGCCCGCTGCGCCTGGGGCAATGCACTATCGATGAACCGCCGCAGCCCATCGCGCATCTTGGTCATCGACGGCGCATCGATGTACACCATGTGGCCGGCCTCGAAGCGCTCCGTAACGATCCCGGCGCGGACCCGAGGATCCACGGACATGTGCGCCAACGTGTATTCGACCGCGAAGTACGGCGTCGCCATGTCGTAGTAGCCCTCCGCGACGTAGAGCTTCATCTCCGGATTCTTTGCAAACGCGCGCTCGAGCGACGGGACGACGTTCGCATATCCATTGTTCTGCGGATAACGCCATCGGCCGATCCCACCGCCAAGGATGTAGTAGACGTCCTCGTCCCGATAGCCGAGCTCGCGGCGGGCGTATTCGCTCATCACCGGCGAGAACGAATTGCGAATCGACGCCTCGCTCGGATCGAACTGCCCGCGCTCGGCGCCCTGGTCCGTCGCATACGTCGTGAAGCGGCTGTCGAGACGGCCTGAAGTGAGATGTTGATCGCGCAGCAGTTCCTGGTTGAAACGACCGAGCGTGATGCGAAGGTCGTTCTCCTCCGCGAATGTCGTCGACGTGCCGGTAAAGCGAGCGAGTTGCTCGGCGATCGTGTGACGCTCCGGGTCGG is a window encoding:
- a CDS encoding PadR family transcriptional regulator translates to MDSKAELLQGTLDLLILKTLALGPLHGWGVSKRIRQLSSEVLQIGQGSLYPALYRLEDRGWIEAEWGVSPEGRKAKFYRLTADGRRQLNSETESWRVFSLAVNHILRAT
- a CDS encoding ABC transporter permease; translation: MRWLSRVRRRLRLVIDRPAVEREMEDEMRFHVEMEAEELARFGVADAKRIARRRFGGVARYQDEARDARGGRWLEELRQDARYALRVLSRGRGFVAVAIFTLALGVGANTAIFSVVRGVLFRPLPYADPDRLVAIESVINGSPTADSPRDFLDWREQDRSLSGMAAYFLSTTALTGTAEAERLVQARVSANFFDVLGARPERGRSFRPGEDDVSAARVVVLGDGLWRRRFGADETIIGRTILLDDFPTTVIGIAPPQLRMPAAVDLWMTTRFDARDIAPSSRGARWVQVVGRLAPGATLAVARSDMSTIAARLTQLDPKHNAGVTSRVIPLQEDLVGSVRTPLLVLLGAVGFVMLIACVNIASLSLGRTAARETELAVRAALGAGRGRIARQLLTESVVLALGGGGAGLVIAVLGTRALVALAPGELPLLEAVRVDGVVFAFALALTVVSGVLFGAVPAIQGARRSTNDRLRSGSRGASRGPAGGRLRATLVVAEVALAITLLAGAGLLLRSFLRLATIDPGFQPSGVTTFSLSLSPVRYPDENTQAQFAATMLSRLEQLPGMTSAGISFALPLSSAGFGLTFAIAGRREVSGPDEPRAQIRVATPDYFRTMGIPLLRGRVFTAEDRAGAPMALLISQETARRYWPNENPIGQSLETGWHHGNRAFGGTVVGVVGDVRQFSLAAQPTAHIYAPLAQWPLDEMSVVMRSSASPATLLTAARDVLRLLDAQLPVYEAHPLDDLVRESIAQRRFYASLLATFASLALVLAAVGIYGVIAYAVQQRRRELGIRIALGASRERVVGMVLQQGMSLTIVGAALGLAGASLLTRVLKGQLFGVSATDPLTFVAVPAILVAVAMIACVVPARRALAVDPASTIRAED